Genomic DNA from Bartonella alsatica:
CCAAGTGCTTTCCAAACCCTACCTCCCCTTAAATCATCCACCCCTATAATCTCTCCTCTCAAAACATAGCGCCTCCTTTCCCCAACGGCCATGACACAGAGCACCCGAAGCGTTTTCGATAAGTTGCTGCACAACCTGTTTTGCTGTCGCTGCCGGAATAGCAAAAGCAATTCCAACATTGCCCCCAACAAAGACTTGCAGGCTGAATTCTTCTATTTATCGGCTTAAAATTCCCCTCAATCATACTGTTGCACAACCGAAAAATCATTTCGGAAATATTCTTCCGCTAAGTTTTTCGCAGTACACTCTGCAGCCTTTCGCGATCTGAAGAGGATAGCATTACATTTTTGTGGTTCGAGCCTAATTGTGTTTTTAGTATTTCCAGCGTAGTACAGAGGAATTCCCCGATAAAAAGTCCTAAGATAACTTGCCATGATTACTTACCACCAGTAATCGGTTAAAACATCACATGGACGCAAACGATGCTGTTTTTCGTAAGAACCATAGAAATTATCTTCATGATCATGCGCAACTTTTTTATCTAGATAAGCGTGGTAGGCATCACTATTAAAAATGAAAGGCTGAAGTTGTCTATTTTGTTCGTCAACTTCATGATTTGCGATATAGATATCAGCAAGTTGTTCACTAACATCTTCTGCACGAAGTGTTGTGAGATCAAGACGCAAGAGTCTATAGACAGATTCGTACTCTTCAATAAGTTCGAGCACTTCTTCGATTTGATCGAGTGGACCTTCATAGGCATCACTCTTTTCATCTTCACAGAGAATAATGATAACTTCATCCTCTTTAACGAATGGAATATTTTTCATAATTTCCCCCCTTTCGATAGTTGATAAAATACAGCTTTGTCTTGACAAGGCCGAATATACCGTTAGTCTTATCTCCTCTATGGGAGAGATGTCAAATTATTTTATCCTTAATAAAAGACATTTTTTAGCCTTTACGACGTTCAAAGGACATATGCGAATAAAAACTTACCCTCTCTTTCTCATCCGGTGTCCTTGTATTGTTCTCTATTTGTTCTTAATCCACGCAACCAAACAGACAGGAGAGCTAAAATGAGTGATTTAAAATTGATACAATACTGGCGCACGCTCGATTCAAAGACACAAAAAGAACTTATTTTGATGCTTCGGGGGTTGATCGCCGTAAAAGAGTTAAAATCGCCTGTCTCTCCTCAGGAGAAAGCTTTGAAATAAGATCTATAAATTCTTTATCTTCAAAACTTGCTTCCTGTCCGTAGAGGATATAATTCATACTGATATTAATTTCGTGACAAATACGCGAGAGAGATTCAATTGTAGGTTCTTTTCCCTCAGTGAGAATAGAATGAAGGTACCCAGCACCTTTACCGGCTGCAAGAGAAATAGATCTTTTTGACCGGCCACTTTTTTCAAGTGCAGCACTTAATCTATGCCGCCAACCATTGATATTCATAGTCTCACCATATAGCGTATCTTTTTTAAAAAACACGTCCTTTCTGTAAAACGAGCTTGCATTATCCTCCAAAAAGGATAAAATTAAGAGAAAAATTCACTTTTAAAGGGGGAAAAAAGTTTATTTTCGAATCAAAAAACACTCTAATCACCCCAAAGGATGCAAAAAGGTACCCCCGGAAACCCATGTGCTTAGAAGAAGTATTGTACTATTTAACCTTTGCCATCTATGCAATCTCAAACTGTATAAGGTTGCACGCACTTAAAGCACGTCCAATCACTTACTAGACTTCATCAAGAAACACCTAAAGAGTCCTCATTTAATAGAAAAAAACGCAACAAAATCGTAACATTTTGACTCAAAAGTAAAAACTTTAATCTAATGCCAATAAATGCATCACAAGCCAATAAATGCATAAAATGCTGTTCCCAGTTTTACTATGAATGGAAATCTAAAAAAGAAGAAAATGGATCTAATCATGAAACACACCAATCAACAAGCAACTCCTCACTATGAATCTTCTAGGCTTCCTTATGTTTGTTGGTATCAGAATGATTTTCTAGGGGGAGTACGTGGTATGCGTGCTCACGAAATTGGAATTTATACGATTCTTCTCAATGAAATGTATGCACGCGGTCGTCCTCTAGAACTATCGGTAGAACGTTTAGCGCGTCTTTGCGGCTGTGACAAGCGAACTTTTATAAATGTTTTAGAAATGCTGATAGAAGAAGGTAAGATTTTAAATTTAGCGAATGGTTTATGGAATAAGCGTTGCGAAAATGTCTTTCAAGAGCGAACAAAATTACTTGAACAGAAATCCTTTGCGGGTCATTCTTCGGCAAAAAAACGTAAGAAAATCAATACTGAGATTCAACAGCTGCTGAACAAGTGTGGAAGAGATGATAAACAAAACTCAGAATCTCAGAAGGAAGAAGAAAAGGAAACACCTAACGGTGTTTCACAAAAGCAATTTTTTTTGATTGAGACAAAAAAGGAGAGAAACTCGGAAACGACATGTGCAAATCTCTGGAGTGCCCCTATCTTCAATGAATCTTCTTCGCTTACACCCAGCAAACAAGATGAAATCGAAAGCCTTCCCACTACACTGCCAAACAGAGAAAGCTCTCCCCACACACCAGGGGACCTCAATAAGCCTATGCGCTTTCCTGCAAATACAAAAAACGCATCTTCCTCCACGGATCTCATCCCTTCTCCCACAGACCAAACACCGGCCTCATGCAGCAAGGCGCAAAGGCGCACGGCAATACCCAAAGGACAACGTCTTCCTGCTGATTGGCAAGCAGACATAGAATCAGCCGTTTTGGAAGGTTTGAGCGAAGAACAAGCCCGTTGGCAAGAAAAGAAGTTTCGCGACTATTGGCATGCTAAAAGCGGCAAAGAAGCGCTTAAAGTAGATTGGCAAGCCACATGGCGCAACTGGTTTCGCCGCGAGATTGAGCGGTTAAAAGAACATCAGGAAAGACTTGCTATTTTTTCCTCTCCTGGTCGCCTATCACCGCCTAACAGCGAAAATGATGCCCTTTACCGCAGCCTTATAAACTACCACACGAACTAATATGAGTATAATTTTAAAGAATTTTTTTTTGATTGAGCCAAAGAAGAAGAAAGGACAGAAAACGACAAGCTTTTCTTCTTTCCCCACATCCAGTGTATTTTCTCCCATCACACTTAGTCCAAAAGGTGAAAAAGAGAATTTTTCCGCCACATGCCGCAAGGCGCAAAATATTGTCGCCACCCTGGAAAACAGAAATATCACGACTCATTCACCAGCAAGCTTAGTCAACCCTATGACTTTACAGACCAACATAAACCACGCATATACCTGCACGAATCTATCACCCTTCCCAATAAACCACATCCCCGTCACACACGTCCCCGTCACACACGTCCCCGTCACACACGTCCCCGTCACACACGTCCCCGTCACACACGTCCCCGTCACACACATTCAAGTCCAAAACCTTACCGCCACCGCATCGACTCATACGGGTAATGCATCCTATTCACGAGCAAACATTGTCCCCACCGCAAGCTTGCAGGCAAATACAAATCATACCCTCTCCGCCACAAACCACACTCCTGAAACAAACAACAAAGCCAAAAGCCTTTCAACACACAGAGAAAGCTTTACCCGCACACCAGGGAACCTCAATAACCCTATGCGCTTTCCTGCAAATACAAAAAACGCACCTTCTTCCACGGATCTCATCCCATCTCCCACAAACCAAACACCGGCCTCATGCCGCAAGGCGCAAAGACGCACGGCAATACCCAAAGGACAACGTCTGCCTGCTGATTGGCAAACAGAAGATTGGCAAGCAGAAGATTGGCAAGCAGACATAGAAGCAGCCGTTTTAGAAAGTTTGAGCGAAGAACAAACCCATTGGCAAGAAAAAAATTATCATAACTACTGACCACGCTAAAAGCGGCAAAGAAGAGCTTAATAGCTTGGCAAGTCATATAGCGAAGCTAGTTTCGCAAAGAACTTGAGCGATTAAAAGAACATTAGGAAAGACTTACCATTTTTCCTCTCCCGATCGCCCATCACCGCCTAACAGCAAAAATGATGCCCTTTACTAGAACTTTATCAACAACCACAGATACGAACATGAACACGATTTTCGATATTAAACAAAAGCTTTCGTTTCAAGCAAGCGCTATCGCAGAAATGCTTCTTCCAAAGGGATACAGACGAGGCAATGATTGGATTGTAGGCAACACACGTGGGGAAGCTGGCCATAGTTTATCAGTGTGTTTGAGCGGCAGTAAAGCAGGACTTTGGTATGATTTTGCAGAAGGCAAAGGAGGGGACATTTTAGATCTTTGGTGTGAAGTCAAAGGGTGTAGCCTCTCTCAAGCATTAGAAGAAGCCCGAGCGATTCTCAATATTACGCGCCCAAAACCCTTTATGGCTCCCCAGCGTTCCTATCGTCGTCCATCAATTCCCACAGGTGGTACACCACAAAATTTAGTAAAAACATACTTAAACAAAGAACGCTGCATTCCCCTTGAGATTTTAAAGCGCTACCACATAAGAGAAGCAGGCGAAAAGATCATTTTTCCTTTTTATAAACCCGATGGTACTCTTGCCTTGGTAAAAGAACGGCTAGCGAAAGCGAAAGCAAAAACAAAACCAACAGCGGCACAATGCGAACCGATTTTGTTTGGTTGGCAAGCTATTTATTCCACAAATCTTCCATCCTCGCCTATCCAACATCCCCCCCAAACGTGCAGCAAAGCTAAAAACTTTCCTGCCATACCAGAAAACACGGCCCCCCCCGAAAGCTTGCAAGCAAATATACAAAACACACCATCTACCACAAACCATGCCCCCTTCTCCATAAACCAGGCTTTTTCTTCAACCAATCGAACCATTGTTATTACCGAAGGAGAAATTGATGCACTTTCCTTAGCCGCCTATGGATATCCAGCGGTATCTCTACCGTTTGGAGGAGGTGTTGGGGGAAAACACAACTGGATTGAAAATGAATTTGACCACTTAGAATCTTTTGAAACCATTTTTTTAGCCACCGATATGGACAAACCGGGGGAAGAAGCAGCACACGAAATCGCCAGCAGACTTGGCCGCCACCGCTGCTACCGGGTTTACTTACCCCGAAAAGATGCAAATGACTGTTTAACCGCTGGTATTGATGCAGAGACTATAAAAGCAGCCTTTTCGTCAGCAAAAAGCTTTGCACCAGAAGGCTTACGACGTGCCTCAGACTATAAAGATCAAGTAATAGGACTTTTTTGGCCAGAACCTGAACAGCACCTTGGCTATACAGTTCCCTACCCTAAACTCAACGGCAAATTATATTTTCGGCCAGCGGAATTAACGCTGTGGAGCGGTGCGAGTGGAGCTGGGAAAAGCCAATTATTATCAGACTGTATTCCCCATTGGATTTCGCAAAAAAGTCGTCTTTGCCTAGCTTCCCTAGAAATGAAAGGAGAACAATCCTTACGCCGCTTAACAAAACAAACGGGAGGCTTAGAACAACCAACAAAAGAGATGATTGAAAGGATTCTGCATTTTTTAGACGACGGACTTATTCTTTATGAGCACGTTGGCAAATCGAATGTCGAAACATTGCTAGATGTATTTGACTATTGTCGTGCACGTTATGGTTGTGATCAATTTATCATAGACAGTCTCATGCGTCTAGGCATTGCTTCCGATGATTATGCAGGGCAAGAACAAGCAGTTTATAAAATGGTTGATTGGGCTGTTTTAAACAGTGTGCACATTCATCTTGTTGCCCATGCACGCAAAGGTGGTTTGGATAAAGATATCCCTGGAACTGAAGATATTAAAGGAGCCTCAGAAATTGGCGCCAATGCCTTTAATATCATCACCATTTGGCGCAATCGGTCACTAGAGGACAAAATTTGTGCCGCATCGCTGCAAGAAGAAAAGGCAGATTTAACCAAACGCCCAGGCGTAATTATGAATATAGCCAAACAGCGCTCAGGTGATTTTGAAGGCAAAATAGGACTTTGGTTTGACCCCCAAACTTATCGCTATCGCTGTTCTTCTGAACGCCCTTTAACCCCACGTCGTTATCTTGAACGCCCCATTAAAACCCGCCCTCTCTTCGATAACCAAACCGTGCAACACCAAAATAACCCATCCCATTAAGAGCAAATCCCTACAAAAACGCCAACACCTCTCCGTCTTTTTCGAGAATCAAATTCATGCAACACTAAAATAACACGCTTCCTCAACAAGCACACATTAATAACATCCAATTTTTTAACATAGAAGCAAACTAACAATTTTTGAGGAGATGATATGAATCATCAAACTAAAAGAGAAAATAAAGATGAACAAAAAAGAGATAGCCGCTCTTCTCTTTTCTCTCGTCACGGTAAAGAACAACCGCACATTGGCCATTTAAAAACACAAGAAATATCCATTGAAACGAACAATCCTTATTTTCAATCGTCTCATCCAGAAAGCTCTAGCAATCCGCGCACTATTAAAGCCATCGCCAATGCACAAAACCGCCCCATTGCGCTTTTATACGCGAAAGGCCATATCAGTAAAACACAATATAAAGCAGCTGAACGTTTTTATGTTTATTGGCGTCAAAGCCAAGCAGACCTTCACATGAGTCCTGACTACACACGTGAAAAAGTTGAATGCAGCCCAGGTTATATACATCCCATTGAACGTCAAATAGAAGCATCCAATCATTTAAAAACGATCAAGGTCCATCTTGGTATTCTTGGTTATTCGCTTGTGGAAAAGGTTGTTTGTTATGGTCAAACGATCAAAGAGTTAAATTCCTCAAAACGCAAACAAAACTCCCTTGCTGATCACTTAAGAGATTGTTTAGACTTGTTAGCATTTCATTGGGGATATACAAATCGCAAGATTTCTGAATAATCTCTCACTCCAAACAATATTTAAAACATCACACAACCAATCATACGGCCCAAACATTGAACAACACAAATATCGTCAACAGAAAACAGTGTAATATCCATGAAACAAATCTAAAGAACAGCAAAAACACTGGAAATCAGCTGCATCGGCAATATTATCCATAGCCACCTCATAGAGAATCATTCTACCAATAACAACCCCAGCAACAAATCTTGTGAGCTCTTCCTTACAAAACCACATTTATTTTCTTAAAAAGAAATGAAAGTGAATTTGAACATATCATATAGCTCTATTTTGTGCAGAGTGTTTTATCGCTCCATATCCCTCTCATCAAAAGCCATCTCACTGAAACCCTCACACCGACATCTACCCTATCAGTAACCACTTCCCAGAAAATACTCTTTATTAGAGAGAAAATACTCTTGATTAGAGTAAGTCCACTTTTATAAAAATTTGTAAAAAGAATCATTCTACCAACAACAACCCCAGCAACAAATCCTGTGAGCGCCTCCTTACAAAACCACATTTATTTTCTTAAAAAGAAATGAAAGTGAATTTGAACATATCATATAGCTCTATTTTGTGCAGAGTGTTTTATCGCTCCATATCCCTCTCATCAAAAGCCATCTCACTGAAACCCTCACACCGACATCTACCCTCTCAGTAATCACTTCCCAGAAAATACTCTTTATTAAAATACTCTTGATTAGAGTAAGTCCACTTTTATAAAAATTTGCAATTTGTTCAGATCTTTATCCAATGTCCTTTAATTGTTCAGATCTTTATTTATCAAATAACATGATATTATTTTGACTATTTTCATCATGCATAAGCAGATTTTCAGACTTATTCTTCTCATCGAAATTCCATTTTCGGCAAAGAACAATTTTTGTAAAGAGTAAAAGTATTTTTTATAATGATAGGCATGTTGCCCAGAACACCCTAAAATACTATTCATAAGGAATATATTTTGAATGAAATATATTACTACCGAAGTTGAGAACAAAATAAAATCAAAAAACAAAACAGTAGCACCAAAATCATCCAAATTACGACAGATTTTTCAGCCTTTTTTCTATTATACTGATTTTCTAAACTATCACATAATTATCTCAAATCTTGAAGTACAAAATAAGTATCCATAGAAAATGTAACAATCAATCAGTATAAAATACAAAAAAAATATATTTTCTTGACTATTTCTATTATCTCACACAAATATCCAATTCTTACGAGGTGCATCCAACCCTCACAGGATGCACCCCGCCTTAGGGTGCATTAAAATCCTCACAAAATGCACCCCAATCCCATAGGGTGCATCCCCAACTCTCACAGGATGCACCCCGCCTTAGGATGCACCAAAACCCGTACAAGATGCACCCCAATCTCATAGGGTGCATCCCCAACTCTCACAGGATGCACCCCGCCTTAGGATGCACCAAAACCCGTACAAGATGCACCCCAATCTCATAGGGTGCATCCAACCCTCACAGGATGCACCCCAGCCCTC
This window encodes:
- a CDS encoding bifunctional DNA primase/helicase, producing the protein MNTIFDIKQKLSFQASAIAEMLLPKGYRRGNDWIVGNTRGEAGHSLSVCLSGSKAGLWYDFAEGKGGDILDLWCEVKGCSLSQALEEARAILNITRPKPFMAPQRSYRRPSIPTGGTPQNLVKTYLNKERCIPLEILKRYHIREAGEKIIFPFYKPDGTLALVKERLAKAKAKTKPTAAQCEPILFGWQAIYSTNLPSSPIQHPPQTCSKAKNFPAIPENTAPPESLQANIQNTPSTTNHAPFSINQAFSSTNRTIVITEGEIDALSLAAYGYPAVSLPFGGGVGGKHNWIENEFDHLESFETIFLATDMDKPGEEAAHEIASRLGRHRCYRVYLPRKDANDCLTAGIDAETIKAAFSSAKSFAPEGLRRASDYKDQVIGLFWPEPEQHLGYTVPYPKLNGKLYFRPAELTLWSGASGAGKSQLLSDCIPHWISQKSRLCLASLEMKGEQSLRRLTKQTGGLEQPTKEMIERILHFLDDGLILYEHVGKSNVETLLDVFDYCRARYGCDQFIIDSLMRLGIASDDYAGQEQAVYKMVDWAVLNSVHIHLVAHARKGGLDKDIPGTEDIKGASEIGANAFNIITIWRNRSLEDKICAASLQEEKADLTKRPGVIMNIAKQRSGDFEGKIGLWFDPQTYRYRCSSERPLTPRRYLERPIKTRPLFDNQTVQHQNNPSH
- a CDS encoding YdaU family protein codes for the protein MKHTNQQATPHYESSRLPYVCWYQNDFLGGVRGMRAHEIGIYTILLNEMYARGRPLELSVERLARLCGCDKRTFINVLEMLIEEGKILNLANGLWNKRCENVFQERTKLLEQKSFAGHSSAKKRKKINTEIQQLLNKCGRDDKQNSESQKEEEKETPNGVSQKQFFLIETKKERNSETTCANLWSAPIFNESSSLTPSKQDEIESLPTTLPNRESSPHTPGDLNKPMRFPANTKNASSSTDLIPSPTDQTPASCSKAQRRTAIPKGQRLPADWQADIESAVLEGLSEEQARWQEKKFRDYWHAKSGKEALKVDWQATWRNWFRREIERLKEHQERLAIFSSPGRLSPPNSENDALYRSLINYHTN